The window GAAGAGCACCAGGCAACCAGAACGAAAGCGGGATTATTTGACATCTGCCATATGGGAGAGTTTGAAGTCAAAGGGCCTCAGGCTTTCGATCTGCTGCAATGGGTATTGAGCAGGAATTTAGAGGGACAGGACATCGGGCAGATCAAACTCGGCGTCATGACGAATGAACATGGCGGTATCATCGATGATGTGACTGTTTATCGACTCGGCCTGGAGAATTATCTTGTTGTGACGAATGCCGGTACGAAGGACAAGGATTTCTCATGGATTGAGACACAAAGAAAAAGTAAAGGTTTTTCCGATGTTCAGGTTACCGATATCAGCGATCAAACAGGTAAAATCGATATACAGGGTCCCCTGTCGCAGGCGATTCTTCAGAATATTACAGCGGCCGACCTGGTCCCTTTGCAATACTATCATGCCATAAACACGAAGGTCATGAATATTCCTGCCCTGGTGTCACGCAGCGGTTATACAGGGGAGGATGGGTTTGAGATCTACGCGGACAGCCGGAATATTGGAGAAATCTGGGATAAACTCCTGGAAATCGGTAAAGACTTCGGATTGAAACCAGCCGGACTGGGCGCCAGGGATACGCTTCGTCTAGAGGCCGGCATGATGTTATACGGAAATGATATGGATGAGACGGTAACCCCTTTAGAGGTCGTCTATGGATGGGTAACAAACCTGGAGAAGGACTTTGTCGGGAGTGCTGCTCTCAGAAAATTGAAAGAAAATGGCTTGACCAGAAAACTGGTCGGCTTCGAGATGATGGAAAGAGGAATTGCCAGACATGGGTATAAGGTATTCAACGATGGAGGTGAGATTGGGGCAGTGACATCGGGGACGTTTACTCCTACCTTGCAGAAGGCGGTGGGTCTTGCCTTTGTGCCCATATCGTACAATAAGCCGGGTACGGAGATTTTAATCCAGATCCGGGATCACCTTGCAAAAGCACGCATCGTTGGGTTGCCGTTTTATAAAAGGAAGAAATAGAATGTATTAAAGGGAGGGAAGAATGTCAAAACCAAATCCAACAGACAGAAAGTACACGAAAGAACATGAATGGGCAAAAGATAACGGAGATGGAACGATTACGATGGGCATAACCGATCATGCCCAGGAATTACTTACCGACATCGTCTTTGTAGAGCTTCCGGCAATTGGGAAAAAAGTCAAGCAGATGGACCAATTAGCGGTCGTAGAATCGGTTAAGTCCGTTTCTGATGTGTATGCACCGGTGAGCGGAGAGGTCATTGAAATCAATCAGGCTCTGGAGGGACATCCCGAAATTGTCAATCAGGACGCCTTTGGAGAAGGCTGGATCGCCAAACTAAAGATGGATAATCCGGCTGAATTGAATAACCTCATGGATGCCGCCGGCTACTCGGAGATGATCAAAGAGGAGAAACACTGATCCCTCATTCCCTCTCCCTTGATGGGAGAGGGTCAGGGTGAGGGTGAAAATCCGATTCATTGCCCCCTCCCCTTAATCCCCTCCCACCAGGGGAGGGGAAACTTATAAGGAGATTACGTCGGACTGACAATATCTCAATAACAAATTACCTTGTTA is drawn from Deltaproteobacteria bacterium and contains these coding sequences:
- the gcvH gene encoding glycine cleavage system protein GcvH, which translates into the protein MSKPNPTDRKYTKEHEWAKDNGDGTITMGITDHAQELLTDIVFVELPAIGKKVKQMDQLAVVESVKSVSDVYAPVSGEVIEINQALEGHPEIVNQDAFGEGWIAKLKMDNPAELNNLMDAAGYSEMIKEEKH
- the gcvT gene encoding glycine cleavage system aminomethyltransferase GcvT codes for the protein MKKTPLYDRHLALGGKIIDFGGWAMPVQYRNVIEEHQATRTKAGLFDICHMGEFEVKGPQAFDLLQWVLSRNLEGQDIGQIKLGVMTNEHGGIIDDVTVYRLGLENYLVVTNAGTKDKDFSWIETQRKSKGFSDVQVTDISDQTGKIDIQGPLSQAILQNITAADLVPLQYYHAINTKVMNIPALVSRSGYTGEDGFEIYADSRNIGEIWDKLLEIGKDFGLKPAGLGARDTLRLEAGMMLYGNDMDETVTPLEVVYGWVTNLEKDFVGSAALRKLKENGLTRKLVGFEMMERGIARHGYKVFNDGGEIGAVTSGTFTPTLQKAVGLAFVPISYNKPGTEILIQIRDHLAKARIVGLPFYKRKK